In Solobacterium moorei, a single genomic region encodes these proteins:
- a CDS encoding transposon-transfer assisting family protein codes for MDFTQDERNMMMLYSPGTRSGLCEALTLMKEQLSEDESELFALADSVLRKVSAMDDAAFEKLNLYPD; via the coding sequence ATGGATTTCACACAGGATGAGCGGAACATGATGATGCTTTACAGCCCTGGCACAAGGTCAGGGCTGTGTGAAGCACTGACACTGATGAAGGAACAGCTTTCGGAGGACGAGTCAGAGCTTTTTGCTTTGGCAGACTCGGTTCTCCGTAAAGTTTCAGCCATGGACGATGCCGCCTTTGAGAAGCTGAACCTTTATCCGGATTGA
- a CDS encoding YodL domain-containing protein: MKNEKWDDVHGNTTPDDRMVAFLESPTDSYAILQLREDVDDNIPLMFANYSYLQKKEMEPEIDRYEVVYHGSISMSEDVNRQLEDLYVKFNIDRPDDFRGHSMSVSDIVALKVVGEVSFHYVDSVGFQKLENFMKSENYLKNAEMAMEDDYGMIDGIINNGKASGLEERPSVLEQLKEKPVPDVSHKPPKSHPEREIE; this comes from the coding sequence ATGAAAAACGAAAAATGGGATGATGTTCACGGAAATACCACCCCGGATGACAGAATGGTTGCTTTTCTGGAAAGCCCCACGGATTCCTATGCGATTCTTCAGCTGCGGGAAGATGTAGACGATAATATCCCGCTCATGTTTGCAAATTACAGCTACCTTCAGAAGAAAGAAATGGAGCCTGAGATTGACCGTTACGAGGTGGTCTATCATGGCTCCATTTCTATGTCCGAGGATGTGAATCGGCAGCTGGAAGATTTGTATGTAAAGTTCAATATTGACCGCCCGGATGATTTCCGTGGTCACAGTATGTCGGTCAGCGACATCGTAGCCTTAAAGGTAGTCGGTGAGGTATCCTTTCACTATGTAGATTCTGTTGGGTTTCAGAAGCTGGAAAACTTTATGAAGTCCGAAAACTACCTGAAAAACGCAGAGATGGCAATGGAAGATGATTATGGGATGATTGACGGTATCATCAATAACGGAAAAGCGTCCGGATTAGAGGAACGTCCTTCGGTGTTGGAGCAGTTAAAGGAAAAGCCCGTGCCGGATGTTTCCCATAAGCCGCCCAAGAGCCACCCGGAAAGGGAGATTGAATGA
- a CDS encoding LPD16 domain-containing protein, with protein MTNEYNPDGKEIRFIDSHYKDLFHIPDGSCVQIHYPDEMVVKPCTFIDEYHTQIGYNVFHICQFAEIMERNGASYMPEPEIMGDEAAWKVGKDRILAVQTCEDGYDYTLLDENYNEIDGGQVDNPELSMLEVRRDILESFGLERRELRAMFYEDVMEQAFEVGRQAVVVNDPIAELAFKLDRFAENFDPYEYMDQVDDVQAHIQEIKADLAAGNTAPYREFLNTAIEEAREETAVEVAKVLKSQLDKLDSPKRESVMEKLAQAAEKAAPASPSPKRKEPER; from the coding sequence ATGACAAATGAGTACAACCCGGATGGTAAGGAAATCCGATTTATCGACAGCCATTATAAGGATTTGTTTCATATCCCCGATGGCAGCTGTGTGCAGATTCACTACCCGGATGAAATGGTTGTGAAGCCCTGCACCTTCATTGACGAGTATCATACGCAGATCGGATACAATGTGTTTCATATCTGCCAGTTTGCAGAAATTATGGAGCGCAACGGCGCAAGCTATATGCCGGAGCCTGAGATTATGGGCGATGAAGCCGCATGGAAGGTCGGAAAGGATAGAATCCTTGCGGTGCAGACCTGCGAAGATGGTTACGACTACACCCTGTTGGATGAAAACTACAACGAGATTGATGGCGGTCAGGTTGATAACCCTGAACTGTCCATGCTCGAAGTCCGCCGGGATATTCTGGAATCCTTCGGGCTGGAGCGCCGGGAACTGCGGGCAATGTTCTATGAGGATGTCATGGAGCAGGCTTTTGAAGTCGGCAGACAGGCGGTGGTGGTCAATGACCCTATCGCTGAGCTTGCTTTTAAGCTCGACCGTTTTGCAGAGAACTTCGACCCCTATGAATATATGGATCAGGTCGATGATGTGCAGGCGCATATCCAAGAAATCAAGGCAGATCTTGCCGCTGGTAATACGGCTCCGTATCGTGAGTTCCTGAATACAGCCATTGAAGAAGCCCGTGAGGAAACTGCGGTTGAGGTTGCCAAAGTGCTGAAAAGTCAGCTGGATAAGCTCGACTCTCCGAAGCGTGAGTCGGTCATGGAAAAACTGGCACAGGCCGCAGAAAAAGCTGCGCCTGCCAGTCCCTCTCCCAAACGCAAAGAGCCTGAACGATAA
- a CDS encoding DNA topoisomerase 3: MKLVLAEKPSVAQSIAKVLGAAKREDGYLEGNGYVVSWCVGHLVELAQPEVYDAKYSKWAYADLPIFPMDWQYEVSAGTKKQFGILKKLMAREDVASLVCATDAGREGELIFRLVYHKAGCRKPFERLWISSMEDVAIKEGFENLRSGTEYDALYEAALCRERADWIVGINATRLFSTLYGQTLNVGRVMTPTLAMAVMREAAISAFKPELFYTVQIGLDGFTAASERFKTKAAAEAVKQSCSVAIVQKAECKEKTEKPPALYDLTSLQREANRVLGYTAQQTLDYTQNLYEKKLVTYPRTDSRFLTEDMAHSLTDLVKLAFHTFPVEDVDNIPVHAEQVVNNKKVTDHHAIIPTRELQKCNLSELPKGELAILQLISNRLCVAVGDPHRYAETVIELDCGGTVFSTKGKTVVQDGWKALVQKNDSTKSDENVQTLPSVSVGDEMTVSGTEIKEGKTSPPKHFTEDTLLSAMETAGADEMPDEVERKGLGTPATRAGIIEKLVRIGFLERKGDKKTKHLIPTHKGTALVTVMPEQIQSPSMTADWEEKLLLIEKGEYASEDFMDEIKDVIAGLIQNYEVIRDSEVMMSKEANSIGKCPLCGSAVEDKAKAFFCSNRACKFALWKNNRYFASIGKSMTSATAQKLLGSGKVKLKNCKSERTGNTFDATVFMEVSDDGKTKFSMEFENGGKRK; encoded by the coding sequence ATGAAATTAGTTTTGGCTGAAAAGCCTTCGGTTGCACAGAGTATTGCCAAAGTGTTAGGTGCTGCCAAGCGTGAGGATGGCTACTTAGAGGGAAACGGATATGTGGTCAGCTGGTGTGTAGGGCATTTGGTGGAGCTGGCACAGCCGGAAGTCTATGATGCGAAGTACAGCAAATGGGCTTATGCAGACCTTCCTATCTTCCCGATGGACTGGCAGTATGAGGTTTCTGCCGGTACGAAAAAACAGTTTGGGATTCTGAAAAAGCTCATGGCCAGAGAAGATGTTGCGAGTCTTGTGTGTGCAACAGATGCCGGTCGTGAGGGCGAGCTGATCTTTCGGTTGGTGTACCACAAAGCCGGGTGCAGAAAGCCGTTTGAGCGGCTTTGGATTTCCTCGATGGAAGATGTAGCAATCAAGGAGGGCTTTGAAAATCTCAGGTCTGGAACGGAATATGATGCTTTGTATGAAGCAGCACTGTGTCGAGAACGAGCCGACTGGATTGTTGGTATTAACGCTACTCGACTTTTTTCGACCCTTTACGGGCAGACCCTGAATGTTGGTCGTGTTATGACCCCTACCCTTGCTATGGCTGTTATGCGAGAAGCTGCCATTTCCGCATTCAAGCCTGAACTGTTCTACACAGTTCAGATTGGATTGGATGGTTTTACGGCTGCAAGCGAACGCTTCAAAACCAAGGCAGCAGCCGAAGCTGTCAAACAAAGCTGTTCGGTGGCAATCGTTCAGAAAGCTGAATGTAAGGAGAAAACAGAAAAGCCGCCTGCGCTCTATGACCTGACCAGTTTACAGAGAGAAGCCAACCGTGTGCTTGGCTACACGGCACAGCAGACCTTGGACTACACGCAGAACCTCTATGAAAAGAAACTGGTCACTTATCCCCGTACCGACAGCAGGTTTCTGACGGAAGATATGGCACATAGCCTGACCGACCTCGTAAAGCTGGCTTTCCACACATTCCCCGTGGAGGATGTGGATAACATACCAGTTCATGCAGAGCAGGTTGTGAATAACAAAAAGGTCACAGATCACCATGCCATCATTCCGACCAGAGAATTGCAGAAATGCAATCTGAGCGAACTTCCCAAGGGTGAACTTGCAATTTTGCAACTGATCTCGAATCGGTTGTGCGTAGCTGTTGGCGATCCGCACCGATACGCAGAGACAGTTATTGAGCTGGACTGTGGCGGTACCGTGTTTTCCACCAAAGGCAAAACTGTTGTGCAGGATGGATGGAAAGCTCTGGTTCAGAAAAATGATTCGACAAAATCCGACGAAAACGTGCAGACACTCCCTTCTGTTTCCGTTGGTGACGAAATGACCGTCAGCGGCACGGAAATCAAGGAAGGGAAAACATCTCCCCCTAAACACTTTACCGAGGATACTCTGCTTTCTGCTATGGAAACTGCCGGTGCGGACGAAATGCCTGATGAGGTGGAGCGCAAAGGTTTGGGAACGCCTGCGACCCGTGCCGGTATCATTGAGAAGCTGGTTCGCATCGGTTTTCTGGAGCGTAAGGGTGATAAGAAAACCAAACACCTGATTCCGACCCACAAGGGTACGGCTCTGGTAACAGTCATGCCGGAACAGATTCAGTCCCCATCCATGACGGCGGATTGGGAAGAAAAATTGTTGCTCATTGAGAAAGGCGAATATGCCAGCGAGGACTTTATGGACGAGATCAAAGATGTGATTGCCGGTCTGATTCAGAACTATGAAGTAATCCGTGATTCCGAGGTTATGATGTCGAAAGAAGCCAATTCTATCGGCAAATGCCCGCTCTGCGGCAGTGCTGTAGAGGACAAAGCCAAGGCATTTTTCTGTTCCAACAGAGCTTGCAAATTTGCCCTCTGGAAAAACAATCGCTACTTTGCGAGCATCGGCAAGAGCATGACTTCTGCCACGGCGCAGAAATTGCTTGGTTCCGGCAAGGTAAAGCTCAAGAATTGCAAGTCCGAAAGAACGGGCAACACCTTTGATGCCACCGTCTTTATGGAGGTATCAGATGATGGCAAAACGAAGTTCAGTATGGAATTTGAAAATGGAGGAAAGCGCAAATGA
- a CDS encoding ATP-binding protein — MKKLQFLKAGDYMKTITRAKYLDRIIELNGTPDIKIITGIRRSGKSKLMQAYIAYLKSNFENINIIFIDFMDLAYEEIKEYHALHAYVEEHYQEGKTNYLFVDEVQMCPKFELAINSLYSKGKYDIYVTGSNAFLLSADLATLFTGRYIEIHVFPFSFQEYCQYYDDISDKDKLFDEYAIKGGLAGSYAYRTEKDRTNYIKEVYETIVTRDLVQKYTLPDTLVLQRLSEFLMDNISNLTSPNKVSQLLTANETPTNHVTVGKYIKYLCNAFVFYDIKRYDIRGKKYLESSEKFYLCDSGIRYAILGSRNIDYGRVYENVVCIELLRRGYDVYVGKLYQKEIDFVAQRGSEKIYIQVSDNISGQETFERECSPLLQIRDAYPKMIIARTKHPQYSYEGIEIHDIADWLLQE, encoded by the coding sequence ATGAAAAAACTTCAATTTTTGAAAGCGGGTGACTATATGAAAACAATCACGAGAGCAAAATATCTCGATAGAATCATTGAACTGAATGGTACTCCTGACATCAAGATCATCACGGGCATTCGTCGATCTGGTAAGTCCAAATTGATGCAGGCGTATATTGCGTATCTGAAAAGCAATTTTGAAAACATCAATATTATCTTCATCGACTTCATGGATTTGGCGTATGAAGAAATCAAGGAATACCATGCCTTACACGCCTATGTGGAAGAACATTATCAGGAAGGAAAAACGAACTACCTGTTTGTAGACGAGGTTCAGATGTGTCCCAAGTTTGAGTTGGCAATCAATAGCCTGTACTCTAAGGGAAAATACGACATCTATGTAACAGGCTCTAATGCTTTCCTGTTGAGTGCAGATCTGGCAACTCTGTTTACCGGACGCTATATTGAAATTCATGTGTTTCCTTTCAGCTTCCAGGAATATTGCCAGTATTATGATGATATTAGTGACAAAGATAAGCTCTTTGATGAGTACGCTATCAAGGGCGGTTTAGCAGGTTCCTATGCTTATAGAACCGAAAAAGACAGAACAAACTATATCAAAGAGGTCTACGAAACGATTGTTACAAGGGATTTGGTACAGAAATATACTCTCCCGGACACTTTGGTTTTACAACGTCTGAGCGAGTTCCTTATGGATAATATCAGCAACCTGACTTCTCCGAATAAGGTCAGTCAGCTACTGACAGCAAATGAGACTCCAACCAATCATGTAACCGTCGGCAAGTACATTAAGTATTTGTGCAATGCTTTTGTATTTTATGATATTAAGAGATATGACATCCGAGGTAAGAAATACCTTGAAAGCTCTGAAAAGTTCTATTTGTGTGACAGCGGTATTCGATATGCAATACTGGGAAGCAGAAATATAGACTATGGCAGAGTATATGAAAACGTTGTTTGTATCGAGCTTCTTCGCCGTGGATATGATGTCTATGTCGGCAAGCTCTATCAAAAGGAAATCGACTTTGTTGCTCAGAGAGGTAGCGAAAAGATTTATATTCAGGTCAGCGACAACATTTCCGGGCAGGAAACATTTGAGAGAGAATGCTCTCCTCTGCTTCAGATTCGAGACGCTTATCCGAAAATGATTATTGCCAGAACCAAACATCCCCAATATAGCTATGAAGGAATCGAAATTCACGATATAGCCGATTGGTTGCTACAAGAATAA
- a CDS encoding DUF4366 domain-containing protein, whose product MRFKKIGAALLACAMCFGVFSTTAFAYVDESVATEEPAVEEKVPETEPEEPMLPLTPDGNLTLVDDAGSPTKSGKQFITAVTKNGNYFYIIIDRDDKGEETVHFLNQVDEADLLKLMDEEEVAEFTKPVEETKPEVVETVPEITEPTPEEKPKSTNMLPAILTLIVLACGGGFFVFKKVQEKKKAQEAAKPDPDADYVDDDEDYGYDPEFEDDDEDSSVDEDDNEPV is encoded by the coding sequence ATGAGATTTAAGAAAATTGGAGCCGCATTGCTGGCGTGTGCAATGTGTTTTGGCGTGTTTTCTACAACGGCATTTGCCTATGTAGATGAAAGCGTAGCGACTGAAGAACCTGCGGTCGAAGAAAAAGTTCCCGAAACAGAGCCGGAGGAGCCGATGCTACCGCTTACTCCCGACGGCAATCTGACTTTGGTTGATGACGCTGGCTCGCCTACGAAAAGCGGAAAGCAGTTCATTACCGCTGTAACCAAAAACGGAAACTACTTCTATATCATCATTGACCGTGATGATAAGGGCGAGGAAACCGTGCATTTTCTGAATCAGGTGGATGAAGCCGACCTGCTCAAGCTGATGGACGAGGAAGAAGTTGCAGAGTTCACCAAGCCGGTTGAGGAAACAAAGCCGGAAGTAGTTGAAACAGTTCCTGAAATTACAGAACCGACACCGGAGGAAAAGCCGAAATCCACAAATATGCTCCCGGCGATTCTTACTCTGATTGTGCTTGCCTGTGGTGGTGGATTCTTCGTATTTAAGAAAGTCCAGGAAAAGAAGAAGGCACAGGAAGCGGCAAAGCCTGACCCAGATGCTGATTATGTGGACGATGACGAGGACTATGGGTACGATCCGGAGTTTGAGGACGACGATGAAGATAGCTCCGTCGATGAAGATGATAATGAACCTGTGTAA
- a CDS encoding DUF4315 family protein, producing MSAKLDRIGADLEKARKKRAEWDAKVKDLERRYREEENSEIHEMVHAANLNPEQLSELLRMFAADMAPKPDTINTMNEEETQNEI from the coding sequence TTGAGTGCCAAGTTAGACAGAATAGGTGCAGACCTTGAAAAAGCCCGTAAGAAACGGGCAGAATGGGATGCTAAGGTGAAAGACCTGGAACGCAGATACCGTGAGGAGGAAAATTCCGAAATCCATGAGATGGTTCATGCTGCGAACCTGAATCCCGAACAGCTTTCCGAGCTGCTCCGTATGTTTGCTGCGGATATGGCTCCGAAGCCTGATACGATCAATACTATGAATGAGGAGGAAACGCAGAATGAGATTTAA
- a CDS encoding C40 family peptidase, giving the protein MAKRPTRLRFTEDDLADSHVKKAADRADKAVDRAEKAADKLASKKAKPKLKLETDAAGSRKAKLRFEKAEFTEIERPSVAKHMASRGAAVTLTSKAHRAVSEYEDDNIGVQAVQETTKAVESTVYTVDHAVYSHKLKAYDKAEKLVEKSDKANVNALYEKFKKDNPDAGSNPFSRWQQKRAIKKEYAAAKAGKNTASTTASASKGAGKATGKAAQGAKNITERVTEFFTTHSKTILFVLIAGLLFMILSGMFSSCSAMFQGGTQIILGTSFTAKEEDIIGADNDYKALEAALHNKINNIERTHSGYDEYRYDLDEINHNPYELAAYLTVKFEDYTRDEVQATLQWLFEQQYELTLTEVVEIRTRTTSSTDPETGETTTEEEDYEYYILNVKLRNKGLNSVISNSGLSEDDMERYRILLQTRGNRPDIFGNDIYATPGGEYTDYDIPGEALTDTRFANMIREAEKYLGYPYVWGGSSPSTSFDCSGFVSYVINHCGNGWSVGRLTANGLMGVCDIIPKSSAKPGDLIFFQGTYDTSGASHVGIYVGNGMMIHCGNPISYASIESNYWQQHFYCFGRIRN; this is encoded by the coding sequence ATGGCGAAAAGACCTACACGACTCCGTTTTACCGAAGATGACCTTGCAGATTCTCATGTGAAGAAAGCTGCCGACCGTGCAGATAAGGCGGTTGATAGGGCTGAAAAAGCGGCAGACAAATTGGCTTCTAAAAAGGCAAAGCCGAAGCTAAAGCTGGAAACAGATGCAGCCGGTTCCCGTAAAGCAAAGCTCCGTTTTGAAAAAGCGGAGTTTACGGAAATCGAGCGCCCATCTGTGGCAAAGCACATGGCAAGCCGTGGTGCCGCAGTCACGCTCACATCCAAAGCACATCGGGCGGTGTCAGAATATGAGGATGATAATATCGGCGTTCAGGCTGTGCAGGAAACGACCAAGGCTGTTGAATCCACTGTCTATACCGTCGATCATGCCGTTTACAGTCACAAGCTGAAAGCCTACGACAAGGCGGAAAAGCTGGTTGAGAAGTCAGATAAAGCAAATGTAAATGCCCTGTATGAGAAGTTCAAAAAGGACAACCCCGATGCCGGTTCCAATCCCTTTTCCCGTTGGCAACAGAAAAGGGCAATCAAGAAAGAATATGCTGCCGCCAAAGCCGGTAAGAATACCGCTTCGACAACGGCTTCTGCATCTAAGGGTGCAGGCAAGGCAACGGGCAAAGCAGCTCAGGGAGCCAAGAACATCACAGAAAGAGTAACGGAGTTCTTCACCACACACTCTAAAACGATTCTGTTTGTTTTGATTGCCGGACTGCTTTTTATGATACTCTCAGGGATGTTCTCGTCTTGTTCGGCTATGTTCCAAGGCGGCACACAGATCATTCTGGGAACTTCTTTTACTGCAAAAGAGGAAGATATTATTGGTGCGGACAATGATTACAAGGCTTTGGAAGCTGCGCTCCACAATAAAATCAATAATATCGAGCGTACTCATAGCGGATATGACGAGTACCGGTATGACCTTGATGAAATCAACCACAATCCTTATGAGCTGGCGGCGTATTTGACGGTGAAGTTTGAGGATTACACCAGAGATGAGGTGCAGGCTACCCTGCAATGGCTATTTGAGCAACAATATGAGCTGACCCTGACGGAAGTAGTAGAGATTCGTACACGAACAACATCTTCTACTGATCCCGAAACGGGAGAGACAACAACAGAGGAAGAAGATTACGAATATTATATTCTGAATGTGAAGCTCAGAAATAAGGGCTTGAACAGTGTGATTTCAAATTCCGGCTTGTCGGAAGATGATATGGAGCGATATAGAATTTTGCTTCAGACAAGGGGCAACAGACCGGATATTTTCGGAAATGACATTTACGCCACCCCTGGCGGCGAGTACACCGATTATGATATTCCGGGCGAAGCGCTGACAGACACAAGATTTGCCAATATGATTCGGGAAGCTGAAAAATATCTGGGATACCCGTATGTGTGGGGCGGCAGCAGCCCGTCTACCTCCTTTGACTGCTCCGGATTTGTTTCCTATGTAATCAATCACTGCGGAAACGGTTGGAGTGTTGGTCGTTTGACCGCAAACGGTTTGATGGGCGTATGCGACATTATCCCGAAAAGCTCTGCCAAACCGGGAGATTTGATTTTCTTCCAAGGCACTTATGATACCTCCGGTGCATCACACGTTGGTATCTATGTTGGCAATGGTATGATGATCCACTGCGGAAACCCCATTTCCTACGCTTCTATCGAATCGAATTACTGGCAACAGCATTTTTACTGCTTCGGCAGAATCAGAAACTAA
- a CDS encoding VirB4-like conjugal transfer ATPase, CD1110 family: MPANLNRKQQREIKAVVERAKKDNGIPQTAQQSIPFQRMFPDGICRVTDSYYTKTIQFQDINYQLAQQEDKTAIFDEWCSFLNFFDSSIHFELSFMNLSTDAESFEKSIRIPFKKDSFNPVRAEYSQMLKKQLAQGNNGLTKTKYLTFGIEAESMRQAKPRLNHIENDLLNNFRRLGVIATTMNGKERLHLMHSMFHMGDNDKFFFDWKYLVESGLSVKDFIAPTAFAFKTNRTFQMGSIFGSMSYLAITASDLSDRMLADFLDMESTQIVTMHIQSVDQTAAIKTIKRIITELDRSKIEEQKKAVRSGYDMDIIPSDLATYGKDAKSLLKELQSQNERMFMVTFLVLNTGRTEQELENNVFQAQSIAQKHNCNLRRLDFQQESGLMSSLPLAQNLIEIRRGLTTSSTAIFVPFTTQELFQNGGETLYYGLNALSNNLIMVDRKKLKNPNGLILGTPGSGKSFSAKREITNAFLVTDDDIIICDPEAEYAALVHKFNGQVVKISSSSTNYINPMDINLNYSEDDNPVALKADFILSLCELIMGSKDGLQPIEKTVIDRCVHQIYQRYFDNPAPENMPILEDLYDALLKQDEKEAHHVATALEIYVKGSLKLFNNRTNVDIQNRLVCFDIKELGNQLKKIGMLIVQDQVWGRVTANRSAGKSTRYYIDEFHLLLKEEQTATYSVEIWKRFRKWGGLPTGITQNVKDLLRSPEIANILENSDFIYMLNQASDDRSILAQRLNISPHQLSYVTNSGEGEGLLFYGNVILPFIDRFPTDLELYRIMTTKLNEVAQEKEA; encoded by the coding sequence ATGCCTGCAAATCTGAATCGGAAGCAGCAGCGAGAAATTAAAGCTGTTGTGGAACGGGCAAAGAAGGACAACGGTATTCCGCAGACTGCACAGCAGTCCATTCCCTTTCAGAGAATGTTCCCGGATGGCATCTGCCGTGTCACTGACAGTTATTACACCAAGACCATTCAGTTTCAGGACATCAACTATCAGCTGGCACAGCAGGAAGATAAGACTGCCATCTTCGATGAGTGGTGCAGTTTCCTGAATTTCTTTGACAGCTCCATTCACTTTGAGCTTTCCTTTATGAACCTGAGTACCGATGCTGAAAGCTTTGAAAAGAGTATCCGTATCCCGTTCAAGAAGGACAGCTTCAATCCCGTCCGTGCCGAGTATAGCCAGATGCTGAAAAAGCAGTTGGCGCAGGGCAACAACGGCTTGACCAAAACCAAGTACCTGACATTCGGCATTGAAGCCGAATCCATGCGGCAGGCAAAGCCGAGACTCAACCATATCGAAAACGATCTGCTCAATAACTTTCGGCGTTTGGGTGTCATTGCCACTACCATGAACGGCAAAGAGCGGCTGCATCTGATGCACTCTATGTTCCACATGGGTGATAATGATAAGTTCTTCTTCGATTGGAAGTATCTTGTGGAATCCGGGCTGTCCGTAAAGGACTTCATTGCTCCGACGGCGTTTGCCTTTAAGACCAACCGCACCTTCCAGATGGGCAGTATCTTCGGTTCGATGTCTTATCTGGCAATTACGGCATCAGACCTGTCTGATCGTATGCTGGCGGATTTTCTGGATATGGAATCCACGCAGATCGTGACCATGCACATCCAGTCGGTTGACCAGACTGCGGCGATTAAGACCATCAAGAGAATCATCACCGAGCTTGACCGTTCCAAAATCGAGGAACAGAAAAAGGCTGTGCGTTCTGGCTATGACATGGACATTATCCCATCTGACCTTGCTACCTATGGTAAAGATGCGAAGTCACTTCTGAAAGAATTGCAGAGCCAGAATGAGCGAATGTTCATGGTGACATTTCTGGTGCTGAACACCGGGCGCACCGAGCAGGAACTGGAGAACAATGTGTTCCAGGCACAGAGCATCGCCCAGAAGCATAACTGCAATCTGCGTCGTTTGGATTTTCAGCAGGAATCCGGACTGATGAGCAGCCTGCCTTTGGCACAAAACCTGATTGAGATTCGTCGTGGCCTGACTACCAGTTCCACGGCTATTTTTGTGCCTTTCACCACGCAGGAGCTGTTCCAGAATGGTGGAGAAACGCTCTATTACGGGCTGAATGCTCTGTCGAACAACCTTATCATGGTGGACAGAAAGAAGCTCAAGAACCCCAACGGACTGATTCTGGGTACTCCCGGTTCCGGTAAATCCTTTTCCGCAAAGCGTGAAATCACCAATGCGTTCCTGGTTACGGATGACGATATTATCATCTGCGACCCCGAAGCGGAATATGCGGCTCTGGTTCACAAGTTCAATGGTCAGGTGGTAAAAATCAGCTCCTCCAGTACCAACTATATCAACCCTATGGACATCAACCTGAACTACTCTGAGGATGACAACCCGGTAGCACTGAAAGCTGATTTTATCCTGTCCCTCTGTGAGTTGATTATGGGCAGTAAGGATGGCTTGCAGCCTATCGAAAAGACGGTTATCGACCGTTGTGTGCATCAGATTTACCAGAGATATTTCGACAATCCTGCCCCTGAGAATATGCCGATCCTTGAGGATTTGTATGATGCCCTTCTGAAACAGGACGAAAAGGAAGCCCACCATGTAGCGACCGCCTTGGAAATCTATGTTAAGGGTTCTCTGAAACTGTTTAACAACAGAACCAATGTGGATATTCAGAATCGTCTGGTGTGCTTCGACATTAAGGAGCTGGGCAATCAGCTGAAAAAAATCGGTATGCTGATCGTTCAGGATCAGGTCTGGGGGCGTGTAACTGCCAACCGTTCTGCCGGTAAATCGACCAGATATTATATTGACGAGTTCCATCTGCTTCTGAAGGAAGAACAGACGGCAACCTATTCCGTAGAAATCTGGAAGCGATTCCGTAAATGGGGCGGCTTGCCGACCGGTATTACTCAGAATGTCAAAGACCTGCTTCGTTCCCCGGAGATTGCCAACATCCTCGAAAACTCTGATTTCATCTATATGCTGAATCAGGCAAGCGATGACCGAAGTATTCTGGCACAGCGGTTGAACATTTCGCCGCATCAGCTGTCCTATGTAACCAACTCCGGTGAGGGCGAAGGACTTCTGTTCTATGGCAATGTGATTCTGCCGTTCATTGACCGATTCCCGACAGATCTGGAACTGTATCGCATTATGACCACGAAGTTAAACGAGGTGGCACAGGAAAAGGAGGCGTAA
- a CDS encoding PrgI family protein: MAAYIPVPRDLTRVKTKVFFNLTKRQLLCFGAAALIGVPIFFLVKATGNVSLAALSMMIVMLPLFFLAMYEKDSQPLEVVVEHFIQTKFVRPKVRPYQTDNYYDALMRQYKLEKEVERIVFQKEATGKKHQNACKSESEAAARN; encoded by the coding sequence TTGGCAGCGTATATTCCCGTACCTCGTGACCTGACGAGGGTAAAAACAAAAGTGTTCTTCAATCTGACGAAACGGCAGTTACTTTGCTTTGGTGCGGCGGCGCTCATCGGAGTGCCGATTTTCTTTCTGGTCAAAGCAACCGGAAATGTGAGCCTTGCAGCACTGTCCATGATGATCGTCATGTTACCGTTGTTCTTTCTGGCAATGTATGAAAAGGATAGTCAGCCGTTGGAAGTGGTTGTAGAACACTTCATTCAGACCAAATTCGTTCGTCCCAAGGTTCGCCCTTATCAGACGGACAACTATTATGACGCTTTGATGCGTCAGTACAAACTGGAAAAGGAGGTTGAACGAATTGTTTTTCAAAAAGAAGCCACAGGCAAGAAACATCAAAATGCCTGCAAATCTGAATCGGAAGCAGCAGCGAGAAATTAA